A genome region from Nocardia sp. NBC_00565 includes the following:
- a CDS encoding GNAT family N-acetyltransferase, whose amino-acid sequence MLHPDYPLATERLLLRPATAADIDDMHAYKSRPDVCRYLPYDPMSRAEVAERISGVWSRTELTEAGQALNLCVEEAASGRLLGDVVLFWRDAENRTGEIGYVFAPEAAGRGYATEAAGALLALGFEGLALHRVTARLDARNDASCRVLERIGMRREALHLQDMWFKNEWSDTAIYAMLEYEWRESVEAGVRR is encoded by the coding sequence GTGCTGCATCCGGACTATCCACTGGCCACCGAGCGACTGTTGCTTCGGCCCGCGACCGCCGCGGATATCGATGACATGCATGCCTACAAGTCTCGGCCGGACGTGTGCCGTTATCTGCCGTACGACCCGATGTCACGCGCTGAGGTAGCCGAGCGGATCTCGGGTGTGTGGTCGCGAACCGAACTGACCGAGGCGGGGCAGGCGCTGAATTTGTGTGTCGAGGAGGCGGCGTCCGGGCGGCTGCTCGGCGACGTCGTCCTGTTCTGGCGGGACGCCGAAAATCGAACCGGCGAAATCGGTTACGTGTTCGCGCCCGAGGCGGCCGGGCGCGGTTACGCGACCGAGGCGGCCGGTGCGCTGTTGGCGTTGGGATTCGAAGGACTGGCACTGCACCGCGTCACCGCGCGGTTGGACGCACGCAATGACGCGTCCTGCAGGGTTCTGGAGCGGATCGGTATGCGTCGTGAAGCGCTGCACCTGCAGGACATGTGGTTCAAGAACGAGTGGAGTGATACCGCGATCTACGCGATGTTGGAATACGAATGGCGGGAATCGGTCGAAGCCGGGGTACGGAGGTGA